In one window of Pseudooceanicola aestuarii DNA:
- a CDS encoding ABC transporter permease has translation MTGLSRLRRVAEPALWFAGLLILWQVGVRLSDVPIFVLPAPTDFLAVIVQEADRLAYHGMITTKLILIGFVAGAVPGVILAYLIAKSRLAEQILYPIVIFIQGLPKVTLAPLMLVWFGFSDLPKVLLTALITFFPVLVDSVTGFRSIDPRQYYLSRSVGASWWQTFRLFELPSAAPSIFSGLQITIVIAVTVVIVVEWLNSQNGLGYLVLRAMDSQNTPLIFAVLVIGSLIGVILSFGMSLLERILLPWRRF, from the coding sequence ATGACCGGCCTGTCCCGACTTCGCCGCGTGGCCGAACCTGCCCTGTGGTTCGCCGGCTTGCTGATCCTGTGGCAGGTCGGCGTCCGGCTGTCGGATGTGCCGATCTTTGTCCTGCCCGCACCCACCGATTTCCTGGCCGTCATCGTGCAGGAGGCCGACCGGCTGGCCTATCACGGCATGATCACGACCAAGCTGATCCTGATCGGCTTTGTCGCCGGGGCGGTGCCCGGGGTCATCCTGGCCTACCTGATCGCCAAATCGCGATTGGCGGAGCAGATCCTCTATCCCATCGTGATCTTCATCCAGGGCCTGCCCAAGGTTACACTGGCCCCGCTGATGCTGGTCTGGTTCGGCTTCTCCGACCTGCCCAAGGTGCTGCTGACGGCGCTGATCACCTTCTTTCCGGTACTGGTGGACAGCGTGACAGGGTTTCGCTCCATTGATCCGCGCCAATATTACCTCAGCCGATCGGTCGGCGCCTCCTGGTGGCAGACGTTCCGCCTGTTTGAACTGCCTTCGGCCGCGCCCAGCATCTTCTCGGGATTGCAGATCACCATCGTGATCGCCGTCACCGTGGTGATCGTGGTCGAATGGCTGAATTCGCAAAACGGTCTGGGCTACCTCGTGCTGCGCGCGATGGACAGCCAGAACACACCGCTGATCTTTGCCGTGCTCGTCATCGGGTCGCTGATCGGGGTGATCCTGAGTTTCGGGATGTCGTTGCTGGAACGCATCCTGTTGCCGTGGCGACGGTTCTGA
- a CDS encoding GntR family transcriptional regulator gives MSDTPDDPREGGAKGRLKPGDGIPLYLKLASLFRDQIAIGAWPVGTQIGTLPELQAQYGVARATVQQAVRLLSDEGLLSSARGRGTFVTAARPARPQEEKPAYDLLDLDPRFSIDILSRGPADSCQDLAKPLPDSERPFVHIRKRHLMQGQPYSLVDLYIPAAIYDQLPAEDQDTRRLYAQLIRDHTGVTRLEGHQTVTIALATHEHSGLLDVSFAAPLARIDSMLVTGEGRQVLAHRAFIRADLFVAHRRTGDILSADPLEWRPTAPQRPDGPEDS, from the coding sequence ATGTCAGACACACCAGACGATCCGCGAGAGGGCGGGGCCAAGGGTCGGCTGAAACCGGGCGACGGGATTCCGCTGTACCTGAAGCTGGCCAGCCTGTTTCGCGACCAGATCGCCATCGGCGCCTGGCCGGTGGGCACACAGATCGGCACCCTGCCGGAATTGCAGGCGCAATACGGCGTGGCGCGGGCCACGGTGCAGCAAGCGGTGCGGCTGCTCAGCGACGAGGGGCTGCTGTCCAGCGCGCGCGGGCGCGGCACCTTTGTCACCGCCGCCCGTCCCGCTCGCCCGCAGGAGGAAAAGCCGGCCTACGACCTGCTGGATCTTGATCCCCGGTTCTCCATCGACATCCTGTCGCGCGGGCCGGCCGACAGCTGCCAGGACCTGGCCAAGCCGTTGCCCGACAGCGAGCGCCCCTTTGTCCATATCCGCAAACGGCACCTGATGCAGGGCCAACCCTATTCTCTGGTGGATCTCTACATTCCCGCCGCCATCTACGACCAGCTTCCGGCAGAGGATCAGGACACCCGGCGTCTTTATGCCCAGCTGATCCGTGATCACACCGGAGTCACCCGGCTGGAGGGGCACCAGACCGTGACCATCGCGTTGGCCACGCACGAGCATTCCGGGCTGCTGGACGTGTCCTTTGCCGCGCCGCTGGCCCGGATCGATTCGATGCTGGTGACGGGAGAGGGGCGGCAGGTGCTGGCCCACCGCGCCTTCATCCGGGCGGACCTGTTCGTCGCCCACCGCCGCACCGGCGATATCCTCAGCGCCGATCCCCTGGAATGGCGCCCCACCGCACCGCAACGCCCCGACGGGCCGGAGGACAGCTGA
- a CDS encoding acyl-CoA dehydrogenase family protein — protein MTLHLTEDQRAIRDAVARICAEFDDGYWLDRDTDGAFPDAFARRIAEGGWFGTCMPEAYGGAGLGLYEAALVMREIGRLGAAAVSSVHINIFGLQPVVGFGTDAQKARMLPPLIAGDHRACFGVTEPDAGLDTTAITTRARPVAGGGYVVNGRKIWTSTAQSADHILLVTRTTPREEAARPTDGLTVFYTPLDRDRIEVREIAKMARKAVDSNAIFIDDLEVPEDDRIGDEGQGFRVLLHGLNAERILVAAGALGAAEAALDKAAGYAREREVFGRPIGKNQAIQHPLADIWMRLRAAELVTFNAASLFDAGTPCGLEANSARYLAGHVAYDAAFRAVRVHGGLGFAREYHVERYFRESVLNFIAPVSEELILSHVAEKALDLPKSY, from the coding sequence ATGACCCTGCACCTGACCGAAGATCAGCGCGCCATCCGCGACGCGGTGGCCCGGATCTGCGCCGAATTCGACGACGGCTACTGGCTGGATCGCGATACCGATGGCGCCTTTCCCGACGCCTTTGCCCGCCGCATCGCCGAAGGCGGCTGGTTCGGCACCTGCATGCCCGAGGCCTATGGCGGTGCCGGGCTGGGCCTTTACGAGGCCGCGCTGGTGATGCGCGAGATCGGCCGCCTGGGCGCGGCGGCGGTGTCGTCGGTACATATCAATATCTTCGGCCTGCAACCGGTGGTCGGCTTCGGCACCGATGCGCAGAAGGCACGGATGCTGCCGCCGTTGATCGCCGGCGACCACCGGGCATGTTTCGGGGTCACCGAACCCGATGCCGGGCTGGACACCACCGCCATCACCACCCGTGCCCGTCCGGTGGCGGGCGGCGGCTATGTGGTGAACGGGCGCAAGATCTGGACCTCCACGGCGCAAAGCGCCGATCACATCCTGCTGGTCACCCGCACCACCCCGCGAGAGGAGGCCGCGCGCCCCACCGATGGGCTGACGGTGTTCTACACCCCCCTCGACCGGGACCGGATCGAGGTTCGGGAGATCGCCAAGATGGCCCGCAAGGCCGTGGATTCGAACGCCATCTTCATTGATGACCTGGAGGTGCCCGAGGACGACCGTATCGGCGATGAGGGGCAGGGGTTTCGCGTGTTGCTGCACGGGCTGAATGCCGAACGCATCCTGGTTGCCGCCGGTGCCCTGGGCGCGGCTGAGGCGGCGCTGGACAAGGCCGCCGGCTACGCCCGCGAGCGGGAGGTCTTTGGCCGGCCCATCGGCAAGAACCAGGCGATCCAGCACCCACTGGCCGATATCTGGATGCGCCTGCGCGCGGCCGAGCTGGTCACCTTCAACGCCGCCAGTCTGTTCGACGCTGGTACCCCCTGCGGGTTGGAGGCGAATTCGGCGCGCTACCTGGCCGGGCATGTCGCCTATGACGCGGCCTTTCGCGCGGTGCGGGTGCATGGCGGGCTGGGCTTTGCCCGCGAATACCATGTCGAACGCTATTTCCGCGAAAGCGTCCTGAATTTCATCGCGCCGGTCAGCGAAGAGCTGATCCTGTCCCACGTCGCCGAAAAGGCGCTGGACCTGCCCAAATCCTATTGA
- a CDS encoding ABC transporter substrate-binding protein: MTNFGTFITASTISLAALVAAQGAMAADKLTVQLNWTADSAHLGFAVAQEDGIYAEHDLEVTLVEGRGSSVAAQLVATGQVDLGYADTGATLNVAAKGAPIKIISTIWKSGQFGIQSLAESGISAPADLVGKKLAVSPGSAMLPLIPVFLKANDISEDDVEIVSASESAFLGLLTSGQVDAVSQTPENIVVPLAAQGIDADNMYFYDNGVPIASLSLVAREDMIAEKGDVLARFIAATAEGWQKAMDDPDDAIADLLKVFPETENSEASLKQASVYSFASVCPGGTGDTIGVTPPETWEEMFSVMTTAMEMPSEKPVTTYYTNDLVPDEPVSCP; this comes from the coding sequence ATGACAAATTTCGGGACTTTCATCACCGCATCCACGATCTCGTTGGCTGCGCTTGTCGCGGCGCAGGGGGCCATGGCGGCAGACAAACTGACCGTTCAGCTGAACTGGACGGCGGATTCCGCGCATCTCGGCTTTGCCGTCGCGCAGGAGGACGGCATCTATGCCGAGCATGACCTTGAGGTCACCCTGGTCGAGGGGCGCGGTTCCTCTGTCGCGGCGCAGCTGGTCGCCACCGGCCAGGTCGATCTGGGCTATGCCGATACCGGCGCCACGCTGAACGTCGCCGCCAAGGGCGCGCCGATCAAGATCATCTCCACCATCTGGAAATCCGGCCAGTTCGGTATCCAGTCCCTGGCGGAGTCGGGGATTTCCGCGCCCGCCGACCTGGTGGGCAAGAAACTGGCCGTTTCCCCCGGTTCGGCCATGCTGCCGCTGATCCCGGTGTTCCTGAAGGCCAACGATATCTCCGAGGACGACGTGGAAATCGTCAGCGCCTCGGAATCCGCGTTTCTGGGGCTGCTGACCTCGGGCCAGGTCGATGCGGTATCGCAGACGCCCGAGAACATCGTGGTGCCTCTGGCCGCCCAGGGGATCGACGCGGACAACATGTATTTCTACGACAATGGCGTCCCCATCGCGAGCCTGAGCCTGGTCGCCCGCGAAGACATGATCGCGGAAAAAGGCGACGTGTTGGCCCGCTTCATCGCCGCGACGGCCGAGGGCTGGCAGAAGGCCATGGACGATCCCGACGACGCGATCGCCGACCTGCTGAAGGTCTTCCCCGAAACGGAAAATTCGGAGGCCTCCCTGAAACAGGCGTCCGTCTACAGCTTTGCCTCCGTCTGTCCGGGCGGCACGGGCGACACTATCGGCGTCACCCCACCGGAGACCTGGGAAGAGATGTTTTCCGTCATGACCACGGCGATGGAAATGCCGTCGGAAAAGCCGGTGACGACCTATTACACCAACGATCTGGTGCCGGATGAACCCGTGAGCTGCCCGTAA
- a CDS encoding IclR family transcriptional regulator, giving the protein MTVTAVSRCLNLLEILAGEREAMELSELATRLEIPASAAHRLVTTLADQGWVRQDAHSQKYALSLRMSVLAFRNLDGRNVPDVVQSALTRLAGETREYCRLAILEGEDLVWVARAQGAVTGLRYDPDMGQEIVLHATANGKAWLATLSEEEALKIVYSRGFKANRELGPNSARNVDELRALLRQTREQGFGSSVEEAEAGTAALAVPFRTGPEPDAPVAGTVSIAGPLLRIRESRWPELVTELHATAAELAQIWPLRARQRDVPDYASIARNNVRVQK; this is encoded by the coding sequence GTGACCGTCACTGCCGTGTCCCGTTGTCTGAACCTGTTGGAGATCCTCGCCGGAGAGCGCGAGGCGATGGAGCTTTCAGAGCTGGCCACGCGGCTGGAGATCCCGGCCAGCGCCGCGCATCGGCTGGTCACCACGCTGGCCGACCAGGGCTGGGTGCGGCAGGATGCGCATAGCCAGAAATACGCCCTGTCGTTGCGCATGTCGGTGCTGGCCTTTCGCAACCTCGACGGGCGCAACGTGCCCGACGTGGTGCAGTCCGCGCTGACCCGTCTGGCGGGAGAGACACGGGAATATTGCCGGCTTGCCATCCTGGAGGGTGAAGACCTGGTCTGGGTCGCCCGCGCCCAGGGCGCCGTGACCGGCCTGCGCTACGACCCCGACATGGGCCAGGAAATCGTCCTGCATGCCACCGCCAACGGCAAGGCCTGGCTGGCCACCCTGTCCGAGGAAGAGGCGCTGAAGATTGTCTATTCGCGTGGCTTCAAGGCCAACCGGGAACTGGGCCCCAACAGCGCCCGCAACGTGGATGAACTGCGCGCCCTGCTGCGGCAAACGCGGGAGCAGGGGTTCGGCTCCTCGGTGGAAGAGGCAGAAGCGGGCACCGCCGCGCTGGCCGTGCCGTTCCGCACCGGGCCAGAGCCGGATGCGCCGGTCGCCGGCACCGTGTCCATCGCCGGGCCGCTGCTGCGCATTCGCGAAAGCCGTTGGCCCGAACTGGTTACAGAGTTGCACGCCACCGCCGCCGAACTGGCCCAGATCTGGCCGCTCAGGGCGCGCCAGCGCGACGTGCCGGATTATGCCTCCATCGCCCGCAACAACGTGAGAGTCCAGAAATGA
- a CDS encoding CaiB/BaiF CoA transferase family protein — protein MLKLLDNVRVLELGHILMAPYATQFLGDMGADVIKVEPLGGDLYRGVGLGRSDGMSAQWMGVNRNKRSVALDLKSEDGRQVLREMIASADILVHNMRPPAIERLGFGYDAVKALNPRLVYCAAIGFGRDGPYADYPAFDDVIQARSGLADVNGRMTGKPTFVPVAIADKVVGLMVGQAMLAGLHRQRATGEGCYLETPMFEAMVGVVLNQHLNGHAFRPPEGGLGYARVTSPYRHPSPTADGYIVHGVYKYPQWQRFLAHVGRQDILDGPLMRDARAMAQGIGQLYEITTTEILPQKSTAEWGRILDELDIPHAPVLSIEELENDPHLQAVGLFEDYEHPTQGPMRHVRAPFGARDVDEGPDRYPPDLGAHGPEVLEEFGLSPTRIAALRAAGILGGA, from the coding sequence ATGCTGAAGCTGCTGGACAATGTCCGCGTGCTGGAACTGGGCCACATCCTGATGGCCCCCTACGCCACCCAGTTCCTGGGTGACATGGGCGCCGACGTGATCAAGGTCGAACCGCTGGGCGGGGATCTCTATCGCGGGGTCGGGCTGGGCCGGAGTGACGGCATGTCGGCGCAATGGATGGGGGTGAACCGCAACAAGCGCTCTGTCGCGCTGGACCTGAAGTCGGAGGACGGCCGCCAAGTCCTGCGCGAAATGATCGCCAGCGCCGATATTCTGGTCCACAACATGCGCCCGCCCGCGATCGAACGTCTGGGCTTTGGCTACGACGCGGTGAAGGCGCTGAACCCCAGACTGGTCTATTGCGCCGCCATCGGATTTGGCCGGGACGGGCCCTATGCCGATTACCCCGCCTTCGACGACGTGATCCAGGCGCGGTCCGGGCTGGCGGATGTCAACGGGCGCATGACCGGCAAGCCGACCTTCGTGCCTGTGGCCATCGCGGACAAGGTCGTGGGACTGATGGTCGGCCAGGCAATGTTGGCCGGATTGCACCGCCAGCGCGCCACCGGCGAGGGCTGCTATCTGGAAACCCCGATGTTCGAGGCCATGGTCGGCGTGGTGCTGAACCAGCACCTGAACGGCCATGCCTTCCGCCCGCCGGAGGGTGGCCTGGGCTATGCCCGCGTGACGAGCCCCTACCGCCATCCCAGCCCGACGGCGGATGGCTACATCGTGCACGGCGTCTACAAGTACCCGCAATGGCAGCGGTTCCTGGCGCATGTCGGGCGGCAGGACATCCTGGATGGCCCGCTGATGCGCGACGCGCGTGCCATGGCGCAGGGCATCGGCCAGCTTTACGAGATCACGACGACGGAAATCCTGCCGCAGAAGTCCACCGCCGAATGGGGGCGGATCCTGGACGAGTTGGACATCCCCCACGCCCCCGTGCTGAGCATTGAGGAGTTGGAGAACGATCCCCACCTTCAGGCGGTGGGTCTGTTCGAGGATTACGAACACCCCACCCAGGGACCGATGCGGCATGTCCGCGCGCCCTTCGGCGCCCGCGATGTGGACGAGGGGCCGGACCGCTACCCCCCCGACCTGGGTGCCCATGGCCCCGAGGTTCTGGAGGAATTCGGCTTGTCCCCCACACGGATCGCGGCGCTGCGCGCGGCGGGTATCCTCGGCGGTGCGTGA
- a CDS encoding ABC transporter permease, which yields MQGTRDHSTAPMGRAAPGSAVLALSRLRGSVFGSLLIGALAIAALLALWEALATWYEVPTWLVPKPTDFLGRLVADWQMIGGHALATSLTIVEGFALGVIVAVPLALAIVSVGALERGLYPVIVFLNIMPKTVIGPILIIWFGIGPLVAALIVFLMCFFPVLVDAMAGFRSVDPRLFYISRSMGASQWQSFWKFRLPSAMPAIFSGMKIGVVKAVEGVIIAEFIASNKGLGFMIMQGTSFMDMSLTFAGLIAAALVALVFNGTMALVERRMMPWKQGAH from the coding sequence ATGCAAGGTACGCGCGATCATTCCACGGCGCCCATGGGGCGGGCCGCGCCCGGTTCTGCGGTGCTGGCGCTGTCGCGGTTGCGCGGGTCGGTCTTCGGGTCGCTGCTGATCGGCGCCCTGGCCATCGCCGCGCTGCTGGCCCTGTGGGAGGCGCTGGCCACCTGGTACGAGGTGCCGACCTGGCTGGTGCCGAAACCGACGGATTTCCTGGGCCGGCTGGTGGCGGATTGGCAGATGATCGGCGGGCATGCGCTGGCGACCTCCCTCACCATCGTGGAGGGGTTCGCCCTGGGCGTGATCGTCGCCGTACCGCTGGCGCTGGCCATCGTATCGGTCGGCGCGCTGGAACGTGGGCTGTATCCGGTCATCGTGTTCCTGAACATCATGCCCAAGACGGTGATTGGCCCGATCCTGATCATCTGGTTCGGCATCGGCCCGCTGGTGGCGGCGCTGATCGTGTTCCTGATGTGTTTTTTCCCCGTTCTGGTGGACGCCATGGCGGGGTTCCGGTCGGTGGATCCGCGGCTGTTCTACATCTCCCGCTCCATGGGCGCCTCGCAATGGCAGAGCTTTTGGAAATTCCGCCTGCCCTCGGCCATGCCGGCGATCTTCTCGGGGATGAAGATCGGCGTGGTCAAGGCCGTGGAGGGCGTGATCATCGCGGAGTTCATCGCGTCGAACAAAGGGCTGGGGTTCATGATCATGCAGGGCACCAGTTTCATGGACATGTCGCTGACCTTTGCCGGGCTGATTGCCGCGGCGCTGGTGGCGTTGGTGTTCAACGGTACCATGGCCCTGGTCGAACGCCGGATGATGCCGTGGAAACAGGGCGCGCATTGA
- a CDS encoding NADPH:quinone oxidoreductase family protein — protein sequence MTLAPTLPDGRQIVVTEFADDPAQAIETGLDLRVQPAPRPEDLGPNEALLEIRSAALSWVDLLMTSGQYQHMPKPPYVPGMEYAGVVRAVGPDVAADRCAVGDRMLVDSMHVGPRSHGDYQAAGGLASYAVVSADLLLPIPGDLDFDQAAVLLQAYETAYHCLVARANLQPGETILINGATGLTGLAAVEMARMLGATVIATGRSAEKLKKVEEVGAHHVVTVLDKAGQVRRFRDDVKALTGGRGVDVVYDAVGGDISLESLRCTAFNARFLIVGWTSTPDVARGRGQRGAPNANHLPTNIIQMKSLIVMGCPSAIAVAKDPSIRPERLARILQWAGEGKIRPQISHLYVMDEFRDAFRARWNGEVTGGCVLRMG from the coding sequence ATGACTCTTGCCCCCACCCTTCCCGATGGTCGCCAGATCGTCGTCACCGAATTCGCCGACGATCCCGCCCAGGCGATCGAGACGGGCCTCGACCTGCGGGTTCAGCCAGCGCCCCGGCCCGAAGATCTGGGCCCGAACGAGGCGCTGCTGGAAATCCGCAGCGCGGCGCTGTCCTGGGTCGATCTGCTGATGACCAGCGGCCAGTACCAGCACATGCCGAAACCGCCCTATGTGCCGGGGATGGAATATGCCGGTGTGGTGCGGGCCGTGGGCCCCGACGTGGCGGCGGACCGCTGCGCGGTCGGGGATCGGATGCTGGTGGATTCCATGCATGTGGGGCCGCGATCGCATGGCGATTACCAGGCCGCCGGGGGGCTGGCCAGCTACGCGGTGGTATCCGCCGACCTGCTGCTGCCGATCCCCGGCGATCTGGATTTCGACCAGGCGGCGGTGCTGTTGCAGGCCTACGAAACCGCCTATCACTGCCTTGTGGCGCGGGCCAACCTGCAACCGGGGGAGACGATCCTGATCAACGGCGCCACCGGCCTGACCGGGCTGGCCGCGGTCGAGATGGCGCGGATGCTGGGCGCCACGGTGATCGCCACGGGCCGGTCGGCGGAAAAGCTGAAGAAGGTGGAGGAGGTCGGCGCCCACCACGTCGTCACCGTGTTGGACAAGGCCGGACAGGTCCGCCGGTTCCGCGACGACGTGAAGGCCCTGACCGGCGGGCGCGGGGTGGATGTGGTCTATGACGCCGTGGGCGGGGACATCTCGTTGGAAAGCCTGCGCTGCACCGCCTTCAACGCCCGGTTCCTGATCGTGGGCTGGACCTCCACCCCCGATGTCGCGCGGGGCAGGGGGCAGCGTGGCGCGCCCAATGCCAACCACCTGCCGACGAACATCATCCAGATGAAAAGCCTGATCGTCATGGGCTGCCCCTCTGCCATTGCGGTGGCAAAAGATCCCTCCATCCGGCCCGAACGGCTGGCCCGGATCCTGCAATGGGCGGGGGAGGGGAAGATCAGGCCGCAGATCTCGCACCTTTACGTGATGGACGAATTCCGCGACGCCTTTCGCGCCCGCTGGAACGGGGAGGTGACAGGCGGCTGCGTGCTGCGCATGGGGTAG